A stretch of Patagioenas fasciata isolate bPatFas1 chromosome 4, bPatFas1.hap1, whole genome shotgun sequence DNA encodes these proteins:
- the ING2 gene encoding inhibitor of growth protein 2: protein MCCWRGGMMLAGPQLVAGPAAPGGERARLLSLYVQDYLECVESLPLDIQRNASLLREMDTQCQEALKEIDDVYEKYKSENDPVQKKRLQQHLQRALINSQELGDEKIQIVTQMLELVENRARQMETHSQCFQDLSENEKPLEKAKTESCQPERSSRRPRRQRTSESRDLCHIANGIDDCDDQPPKEKRSKSSKKKKRSKAKQEREVSPVEFAIDPNEPTYCLCNQVSYGEMIGCDNEQCPIEWFHFSCVGLTYKPKGKWYCPKCRGDNEKTMDKCTDKSKKDRRSR from the exons atgTGCTGCTGGCGCGGGGGGATGATGCTGGCGGGGCCGCAGCtggtggcggggccggcggcgccgGGCGGGGAGCGGGCCCGGCTGCTCTCGCTCTACGTGCAGGACTACCTGGAGTGCGTGGAGTCGCTGCCGCTGGACATCCAACGCAACGCCTCCCTGCTGCGGGAGATGGACACGCAGTGCCAAG AAGCGTTAAAAGAAATAGATGATGTCTATGAAAAATACAAGTCAGAAAACGATCCTGTTCAGAAGAAACGCTTGCAGCAGCATCTTCAGCGTGCGTTAATAAATAGCCAAGAACTTGGAGATGAAAAAATTCAAATAGTTACTCAAATGCTAGAACTGGTAGAGAATAGAGCCCGGCAAATGGAAACACACTCTCAGTGTTTTCAAGATCTGTCTGAGAATGAAAAGCCTCTAGAAAAGGCAAAGACGGAGTCCTGCCAGCCAGAGAGATCTTCACGTAGACCTCGTCGCCAGCGAACCAGCGAAAGCCGTGACCTGTGCCATATAGCAAATGGGATTGATGACTGCGATGATCAGCCACCTAAAGAAAAAAGATCGAAATCTTCCAAGAAGAAAAAACGTTCCAAAGCCAAACAAGAGAGAGAAGTTTCACCTGTAGAATTTGCAATTGATCCCAATGAACCAACTTACTGCTTATGCAACCAAGTGTCTTATGGTGAAATGATAGGATGTGATAATGAACAGTGTCCTATTGAGTGGTTCCACTTTTCGTGTGTTGGACTCACCTACAAACCAAAGGGGAAATGGTATTGCCCCAAGTGCAGAGGAGACAATGAGAAAACGATGGACAAATGTACTGACAAATCAAAAAAGGATAGAAGGTCGAGGTAG